From one Bradyrhizobium sp. Ash2021 genomic stretch:
- a CDS encoding ABC transporter substrate-binding protein has translation MSIKFGIAAACVAASLLASPALAADEPGVTKTEIKIGGIFPFSGPASSIGLVGKGVLAYVQSINDRGGINGRKINYVAMDDAYSPPKAVEHARKLVESDEVSFIFGQLGTPGNSATAKYLKGKGVPSIAIVSGSSKFTDIAEYPLTTTGLVSYQTEGRIYAKFLDKALPGAKYAILFQNDDLGKDYVSAFKSFLKGEFEKRVVTAAYEVTEPTIDSQVVNLKSSGAEALFIAGTPKFAAQAIRKAAEIGWKAKIIINFPSGSIGGTLKPAGLENSVGVIVGTINKDPTDSRWNDDEGVQGYKAFFGKYLPGADFENTSYLTGYMEGMILERILKQCGDDLSRKNILTQAKSLSHVVLPTAFPGIEVNTGESSNMIWSQMQLQRWSGSGWEPFGGILDASSE, from the coding sequence ATGAGTATCAAATTCGGCATCGCAGCCGCGTGTGTGGCTGCATCGCTGCTCGCATCGCCCGCTCTGGCTGCCGACGAACCTGGCGTGACCAAGACGGAGATCAAGATCGGCGGGATATTCCCTTTCAGTGGTCCTGCGTCCTCGATCGGCCTGGTTGGCAAGGGCGTGTTGGCCTATGTGCAGTCGATCAACGATCGTGGCGGCATAAACGGCCGCAAGATAAATTACGTCGCGATGGACGATGCCTACAGTCCGCCGAAAGCGGTAGAGCACGCCCGCAAGCTGGTCGAAAGTGACGAGGTATCATTCATCTTCGGCCAACTCGGCACTCCCGGCAATTCGGCGACGGCGAAGTATCTCAAGGGCAAGGGCGTTCCCTCGATCGCGATCGTCAGTGGCTCCAGCAAATTCACCGACATAGCCGAATATCCGCTGACGACGACCGGTCTGGTCAGCTACCAGACTGAGGGAAGAATTTACGCCAAGTTCCTCGACAAGGCATTGCCCGGAGCAAAATACGCGATTCTCTTCCAGAACGACGACCTCGGTAAGGACTACGTCAGCGCCTTCAAATCGTTCTTGAAGGGAGAGTTCGAAAAGCGGGTTGTCACCGCAGCATATGAGGTGACCGAACCGACCATAGATTCCCAGGTCGTCAATCTCAAGAGCTCGGGCGCCGAGGCGCTGTTCATTGCCGGCACGCCGAAATTTGCCGCGCAGGCAATCCGCAAGGCGGCCGAGATCGGCTGGAAGGCCAAGATAATCATCAACTTTCCATCGGGGTCGATCGGCGGCACGTTGAAACCTGCCGGACTGGAGAATTCCGTCGGCGTCATCGTCGGTACCATCAACAAGGACCCGACCGATTCAAGGTGGAACGACGATGAAGGCGTGCAGGGTTACAAGGCGTTCTTTGGCAAGTACCTGCCGGGAGCGGACTTTGAGAACACCAGCTATCTCACCGGCTATATGGAGGGCATGATTCTCGAGCGGATACTCAAGCAGTGCGGGGATGATCTTTCGCGAAAAAATATCCTGACACAGGCAAAGTCGCTGAGTCACGTGGTGCTTCCGACAGCGTTTCCAGGAATCGAGGTGAATACCGGCGAATCCAGCAACATGATCTGGAGCCAGATGCAGCTACAGCGGTGGAGTGGCAGCGGCTGGGAGCCGTTCGGCGGGATTTTGGACGCAAGTTCCGAATGA
- a CDS encoding iron-containing alcohol dehydrogenase, translating into MTKVGFHQYPPMDQVIFGKPAGQALREEAERRDAKRVFLIVSRTLNTQTDEIEKIRKALGSRYAGTFDGVPQHTTRASAVEATAHAAEAKADLTVAVGGGSVVDAAKIVLMCLEHNITDESGLDGFELVSTPDGPRPGPFRAPKVRMIAIPSTLSGGEYNSGTLVTDSRRKLKQIFSHPLMMPLSIILDPEITRHTPATLWLGSGTRAMDHGIEAVCSPRGNPLVESVCLRGLRYLYDGLLATKENPDDLEARQFCQLGSWMSAFGLQCRVPMGASHAIGHVLGGTCDVPHYLCTAVMMPSVLKYNQSVTDEAQRKIAEAWCAPDAKASDVFFQFIGRLGLPGHLSEVGVTKEKFELIGRNAMLSIFTRANPRVIKGPEDIVEILQLAA; encoded by the coding sequence ATGACAAAAGTCGGCTTTCATCAATATCCGCCGATGGATCAGGTGATCTTCGGCAAGCCAGCGGGCCAGGCTTTGCGCGAGGAGGCCGAACGGCGCGATGCCAAGCGCGTCTTCCTCATTGTCAGCAGAACGCTGAACACGCAGACCGATGAGATCGAAAAGATCCGCAAGGCGCTGGGTAGCAGATATGCCGGCACCTTCGACGGCGTCCCGCAACATACGACGCGAGCGTCGGCGGTGGAGGCAACCGCGCACGCCGCAGAAGCTAAAGCGGATTTGACCGTCGCCGTGGGAGGCGGATCCGTCGTCGATGCGGCCAAGATCGTCTTGATGTGCCTTGAACACAATATCACCGATGAATCCGGCCTCGATGGATTCGAACTGGTCTCGACGCCCGATGGTCCGCGGCCAGGTCCATTTCGCGCTCCGAAGGTGAGGATGATCGCGATCCCCAGCACACTCTCGGGTGGAGAGTATAACTCTGGAACTCTCGTTACGGACTCGCGCAGGAAGTTGAAGCAAATATTCAGCCATCCATTGATGATGCCGCTGTCGATCATCCTGGATCCGGAAATTACGAGGCACACCCCGGCGACTTTGTGGCTCGGGTCAGGCACGCGCGCGATGGATCACGGGATCGAAGCGGTTTGCTCTCCGAGGGGCAATCCGTTGGTGGAAAGTGTGTGCCTGCGAGGTTTGCGATACCTGTACGACGGCCTATTGGCCACCAAAGAAAACCCGGACGATTTGGAAGCACGACAGTTTTGCCAGCTCGGCTCCTGGATGTCCGCCTTCGGACTACAATGCCGCGTTCCGATGGGGGCCAGTCACGCGATCGGACACGTGCTGGGCGGCACCTGCGATGTTCCGCATTATCTGTGTACGGCGGTGATGATGCCGAGCGTGCTGAAATACAATCAGTCCGTGACGGATGAGGCCCAAAGGAAGATTGCCGAAGCGTGGTGCGCGCCGGACGCCAAGGCCAGCGACGTTTTCTTCCAGTTCATCGGTCGATTGGGGTTACCCGGCCATCTTTCGGAGGTTGGTGTGACCAAGGAGAAGTTTGAACTGATCGGTCGCAATGCGATGCTTTCGATCTTCACCAGGGCGAACCCACGGGTCATCAAGGGTCCGGAGGATATCGTCGAGATTCTTCAACTTGCCGCATAG
- a CDS encoding AMP-binding protein: MTRHETPFVPAEGLRFAPREVGIEKRSDGTLVLRSPIRFESPQWSILDFIPEWAEKAPQRVFLAQRGRDGEWQRISYAELWQRVQSVGQAMIDLGARRGDRLAILSGNSIEQAIVMFAAMTVGVVAAPISPNYSLMPGGLARLQDIATLLRPSFVFVQDSETYSGARKIPEFASATWIAADQKAGSVSVQSLYLTRPGAEFEQAFRSIDKEAAAKILFTSGSTGLPKGVINTHKMMASSLQMGALLVSPREAPVQVEWLPWHHTMGSNVLLHGILKHGGTLYIDEGRPVPQLFHKTIANLKEISPTAMFNVPAGYTLLCEALETDQDLRTNFFRQLDRMSYAGAAISRTTLDKLYHLAKASTARPIPVMSGYGTTETSPTIATTHWATDAPGELGLPAPGIELKLIPAGDTYEARVRGPNVTPGYLGRPDLTSAAFDDEGFYRVGDTVSFIDPADPSRGLRFTGRVSENFKLANGTWVAVGNLRAAALAATYGVLQDVVIAGENRQSCAVLGWLNPVMARKHATNADGNLNCDPGVIAFLQQCLRLYNAGVGSSERISAFTLLEEPPSLAAGEITDKAYINQRAVLINRATQMELIYSSEPCGQVIVV, encoded by the coding sequence ATGACCCGTCACGAAACTCCATTTGTCCCTGCAGAAGGCCTCCGGTTCGCGCCGCGAGAGGTCGGGATCGAGAAGCGCTCCGACGGAACGCTCGTGCTGCGGTCCCCGATCAGGTTCGAAAGCCCCCAATGGTCGATCCTGGATTTTATCCCGGAGTGGGCGGAGAAGGCGCCGCAGCGCGTATTTCTGGCCCAGCGCGGCCGCGACGGCGAGTGGCAAAGGATTTCCTATGCCGAACTCTGGCAAAGAGTGCAGTCGGTTGGGCAGGCCATGATCGATCTGGGCGCCAGGCGCGGTGACAGACTTGCCATTCTCTCCGGCAATTCGATCGAGCAGGCAATCGTCATGTTCGCGGCGATGACGGTCGGGGTCGTCGCAGCCCCGATATCTCCGAACTATTCGCTCATGCCGGGCGGCCTGGCTCGCTTGCAGGATATCGCAACGCTGCTTCGGCCCTCGTTCGTTTTCGTGCAGGATAGCGAGACCTATTCGGGCGCACGCAAGATTCCGGAGTTTGCGTCCGCGACATGGATTGCGGCGGATCAGAAGGCTGGATCCGTGTCGGTTCAATCGCTCTACCTGACGCGTCCCGGCGCGGAGTTCGAGCAGGCCTTTCGTTCGATCGACAAGGAAGCCGCCGCCAAAATCCTGTTCACCTCGGGTTCGACCGGGCTTCCCAAAGGTGTGATCAACACCCACAAGATGATGGCAAGTTCGCTGCAGATGGGAGCGTTGCTGGTATCGCCTCGTGAAGCGCCAGTGCAGGTCGAATGGCTTCCATGGCATCACACCATGGGAAGCAATGTCCTCCTGCACGGCATTCTGAAGCATGGCGGCACGCTCTACATCGATGAGGGGCGCCCGGTCCCGCAATTGTTTCACAAGACGATTGCCAATTTGAAAGAAATATCGCCGACAGCAATGTTCAATGTGCCGGCGGGATACACGCTATTGTGCGAGGCGTTGGAAACCGACCAGGATCTGCGAACCAATTTTTTCCGGCAGCTCGACCGCATGAGTTACGCGGGAGCTGCGATATCACGGACCACGCTGGACAAGCTCTATCACCTGGCGAAGGCGTCGACGGCCAGGCCTATTCCGGTGATGTCAGGCTACGGTACCACCGAAACGTCGCCCACGATCGCCACCACGCACTGGGCGACCGACGCGCCGGGTGAGTTGGGACTTCCGGCTCCTGGGATAGAGTTAAAGCTCATCCCTGCCGGCGATACTTATGAGGCCCGCGTGCGCGGCCCCAATGTGACGCCAGGCTATCTTGGCCGCCCGGATTTGACGTCGGCGGCTTTTGACGATGAAGGTTTCTACCGGGTCGGCGACACCGTGTCGTTCATCGATCCTGCCGACCCGAGCCGTGGTCTGCGCTTCACCGGCCGGGTTTCCGAAAACTTCAAGCTCGCCAACGGGACATGGGTGGCTGTCGGCAATCTGCGAGCCGCGGCACTGGCGGCCACTTACGGTGTTTTGCAGGACGTCGTCATTGCCGGCGAAAATCGCCAATCTTGCGCAGTGCTGGGCTGGTTGAATCCAGTCATGGCCAGAAAGCACGCCACGAACGCCGACGGCAATCTCAATTGTGATCCGGGCGTGATCGCATTTCTCCAACAATGCCTCCGGCTCTACAATGCCGGTGTCGGAAGCAGCGAGCGCATCTCCGCCTTCACGCTCCTTGAGGAGCCGCCCTCGCTGGCGGCTGGCGAGATCACGGACAAGGCGTACATCAATCAACGCGCCGTCCTGATCAATCGGGCGACGCAGATGGAACTGATCTATTCGTCTGAACCTTGCGGCCAAGTGATCGTCGTTTAG
- a CDS encoding enoyl-CoA hydratase-related protein, with protein sequence MAEGRIEIDTGTSELLCEIRDRVAVITLNRPEARNALSDRLTPALRRMVKQCGDDPGVGALLITGAGSAFCAGGDVKGMGASSNKAEIPFEERVADLRTKQRTLTGALMAVRKPTIAALPGPAAGAGLALALACDIRIAGESAIMSTGYARIGLTGDYGIAWLLTRLVGTSRARELMFLSERIDARRCETLGLVNRVVPDAEMREASFALARSLAEGPSIALAYIKDNLDHALKSDFLDSMDQEAENMVRSSRTTDHKEAVRAFVDKRKPAFAGR encoded by the coding sequence ATGGCAGAAGGTCGGATCGAGATCGACACCGGAACCAGCGAGCTGTTGTGCGAAATCCGCGACCGCGTCGCGGTTATCACGCTAAATCGCCCGGAGGCGCGCAACGCGCTCTCCGATCGTCTGACTCCGGCCTTGCGACGGATGGTCAAGCAATGCGGCGATGATCCTGGCGTCGGGGCGTTGCTGATCACGGGTGCGGGCAGCGCCTTTTGTGCCGGCGGCGATGTCAAGGGCATGGGTGCCAGTTCCAACAAGGCCGAAATACCGTTCGAAGAACGCGTTGCCGATTTGCGGACCAAGCAACGCACCTTGACCGGTGCGCTGATGGCGGTGAGAAAGCCGACGATTGCAGCGCTTCCGGGTCCCGCGGCAGGCGCCGGACTGGCCCTCGCGCTTGCTTGCGATATCCGCATCGCCGGCGAATCCGCGATCATGTCCACGGGATACGCCCGCATCGGGCTGACGGGGGATTACGGTATCGCATGGTTGCTGACCCGGCTTGTCGGAACGTCGCGGGCGCGGGAACTGATGTTCCTGTCCGAACGGATCGACGCCCGCCGTTGCGAGACGCTAGGCCTCGTCAACCGTGTGGTGCCCGACGCCGAGATGCGCGAGGCCTCATTTGCGCTCGCAAGGTCGCTGGCCGAGGGACCGTCGATCGCGCTGGCCTACATCAAGGACAACCTTGACCATGCCTTGAAATCGGATTTTCTGGATTCAATGGATCAGGAAGCGGAAAACATGGTCCGGTCGTCGCGGACGACCGATCACAAGGAGGCGGTGCGCGCCTTCGTCGACAAGCGAAAACCCGCATTCGCGGGGCGTTAG